Proteins encoded in a region of the Amyelois transitella isolate CPQ chromosome 9, ilAmyTran1.1, whole genome shotgun sequence genome:
- the LOC106132488 gene encoding cytoplasmic dynein 1 intermediate chain isoform X7 — MSSMSDRKAELERKKAKLQALREEKDRRRREKEQKDAEEALQRASTASSIDSRRDLDEMLSSLGVAPVKDVLSSLSSMTSLTPPQTASPDVSLPHTDKVSLPSQGGVKKPTQLQVVSVQSTDIPPKENVTYAKQTQTTTSGVTELRDAHATDYYVLTFDGDAARQGDEEDAAFHGKLPPGILPHGLPTVKEVQPAVTAAPVEKKEEEKEKKVRELSADEKQTIMLSSEFQRFMSRAGRVIERALAESVDIYKDYTGGGDSENAVDDKSIAKLSLMRTFYDERWSRGRCVTCLDWSSAHPELLLASYHNSDDAPHDPDGVCLVWNTKFKKTTPEDIFHCQSPVMSATFARFHPNLILGGTYSGQIVLWDNRIQKRTPVQRTPLSSLAHTHPVYCLSVVGSQNAHNLISVSTDGRLCSWSLDMLSQPQETLELQHRQSKAVAVTAMGFPHGDVNNFILGSEDGNVYTGCLYGQRAGVTECIEAHAGPVTGVACHAAAGALDLAHLYLTCSVDWSVKLWSSKQTKPLYSFEESLDYVTDVRWSPAHPALFAATDAAGRLLLWDLNTDTEVPLATVQPAAGGALSRASWAPGGALLTAGDDAGKIYLYELADHVAQPRHDEWTKFVYTLQELKNNQADEETDRLSLAPSGPPSLTSIASNPLR; from the exons ATGTCGAGTATGTCAGATCGGAAAGCTGAGCTGGAGCGCAAGAAAGCAAAGCTCCAGGCTCTCCGGGAGGAGAAGGATCGCCGGCGACGCGAGAAGGAACAGAAAGATGCTGAGGAGGCCTTG CAACGGGCGTCAACAGCGTCCTCAATCGACAGCCGGCGGGACCTCGACGAGATGCTCTCGTCCCTGGGAGTGGCCCCGGTCAAGGACGTCCTGTCATCTCTGTCTTCGATGACGTCACTCACTCCGCCTCAAACCGCCTCGCCCGATGTCAGTCTCCCGCACACGGATAAAGTTAGCCTACCATCCCAAGG TGGCGTCAAGAAACCGACTCAGCTGCAAGTGGTTTCGGTGCAGTCCACCGACATACCGCCGAAAGAGAACGTGACATACGCCAAACAAACTCAGACCACCACATCGGGGGTCACTGAACTGCGAGATG CACACGCAACCGATTACTACG TGCTTACATTCGACGGTGACGCCGCGCGACAAGGTGACGAAGAGGACGCCGCGTTCCATGGGAAACTTCCCCCGGGAATTCTGCCGCACGGGCTGCCCACGGTCAAGGAGGTGCAGCCGGCCGTCACAGCAGCGCCTGTGGAGAAGAAGGAGGAAGAGAAGGAGAAGAAAG TACGCGAGCTGAGCGCAGACGAGAAGCAGACCATCATGCTGTCTTCGGAGTTCCAAAGGTTCATGTCCCGGGCGGGGCGAGTCATCGAGAGGGCATTAGCCGAGTCTGTGGACATCTACAAGGATTATACGGGCGGAGGGGATAGTGAGAACGCTGT CGACGACAAATCCATCGCGAAGCTCTCCCTCATGAGGACATTCTACGACGAGCGCTGGTCACGCGGCCGTTGCGTCACGTGTCTCGACTGGTCTTCGGCCCACCCCGAACTGCTCCTGGCTTCGTACCACAACAGCGACGACGCCCCCCACGACCCAGACGGCGTCTGCCTGGTGTGGAACACCAAGTTCAAGAAGACCACTCCGGAAGACATCTTCCATTGTCAGTCGCCGGTCATGAGCGCTACATTTGCGAG GTTCCATCCAAACCTGATCCTGGGCGGAACGTACTCCGGTCAGATAGTGCTGTGGGACAACCGCATTCAGAAGCGCACGCCAGTACAGCGCACCCCCCTCTCATCTTTGGCTCACACG CATCCAGTGTACTGCCTATCGGTGGTAGGCAGCCAGAACGCCCACAACCTGATCTCCGTATCCACTGACGGGCGCCTGTGTTCCTGGTCCTTGGACATGCTGTCTCAGCCCCAGGAGACCCTGGAACTGCAGCATCGCCAGAGCAAGGCTGTGGCCGTCACCGCTATGGGCTTCCCCCATGGAGACGTCAATAACTTTATCTTGGGAAGCGAAGACGGGAATGTTTATACTG GCTGCCTGTACGGCCAGCGCGCCGGCGTGACCGAATGCATCGAGGCCCACGCCGGCCCCGTCACAGGCGTGGCCTGCCACGCGGCCGCCGGAGCCCTGGACCTGGCGCACCTGTACCTCACCTGCTCCGTGGACTGGTCGGTCAAGCTGTGGTCCTCCAAGCAGACCAAGCCGCTGTACTCGTTCGAGGAGAGTTTGGATTACGTCACGGACGTGAGGTGGTCTCCTGCGCACCCGGCTTTGTTCGCGGCGACCGACGCGGCAGGGAGATTGCTGCTGTGGGATCTCAATACCGATACAGAG GTGCCGCTGGCCACGGTGCAgccggcggcgggcggcgcgctgAGCCGCGCGTCGTGGGCGCCCGGCGGCGCGCTGCTCACGGCCGGCGACGACGCCGGCAAGATCTACCTCTACGAGCTGGCCGAT CACGTCGCCCAACCGCGCCACGACGAATGGACGAAATTCGTGTACACATTGCAAGAGCTGAAGAACAACCAGGCCGATGAAGAAACTGACCGACTGAGCTTGGCTCCGAGCGGACCTCCCAGCCTCACTTCTATAGCCAGCAACCCGCTGAG aTAA
- the LOC106132488 gene encoding cytoplasmic dynein 1 intermediate chain isoform X10 — protein sequence MSSMSDRKAELERKKAKLQALREEKDRRRREKEQKDAEEALQRASTASSIDSRRDLDEMLSSLGVAPVKDVLSSLSSMTSLTPPQTASPDVSLPHTDKVSLPSQGGVKKPTQLQVVSVQSTDIPPKENVTYAKQTQTTTSGVTELRDAHATDYYGDEEDAAFHGKLPPGILPHGLPTVKEVQPAVTAAPVEKKEEEKEKKVRELSADEKQTIMLSSEFQRFMSRAGRVIERALAESVDIYKDYTGGGDSENAVDDKSIAKLSLMRTFYDERWSRGRCVTCLDWSSAHPELLLASYHNSDDAPHDPDGVCLVWNTKFKKTTPEDIFHCQSPVMSATFARFHPNLILGGTYSGQIVLWDNRIQKRTPVQRTPLSSLAHTHPVYCLSVVGSQNAHNLISVSTDGRLCSWSLDMLSQPQETLELQHRQSKAVAVTAMGFPHGDVNNFILGSEDGNVYTGCLYGQRAGVTECIEAHAGPVTGVACHAAAGALDLAHLYLTCSVDWSVKLWSSKQTKPLYSFEESLDYVTDVRWSPAHPALFAATDAAGRLLLWDLNTDTEVPLATVQPAAGGALSRASWAPGGALLTAGDDAGKIYLYELADHVAQPRHDEWTKFVYTLQELKNNQADEETDRLSLAPSGPPSLTSIASNPLR from the exons ATGTCGAGTATGTCAGATCGGAAAGCTGAGCTGGAGCGCAAGAAAGCAAAGCTCCAGGCTCTCCGGGAGGAGAAGGATCGCCGGCGACGCGAGAAGGAACAGAAAGATGCTGAGGAGGCCTTG CAACGGGCGTCAACAGCGTCCTCAATCGACAGCCGGCGGGACCTCGACGAGATGCTCTCGTCCCTGGGAGTGGCCCCGGTCAAGGACGTCCTGTCATCTCTGTCTTCGATGACGTCACTCACTCCGCCTCAAACCGCCTCGCCCGATGTCAGTCTCCCGCACACGGATAAAGTTAGCCTACCATCCCAAGG TGGCGTCAAGAAACCGACTCAGCTGCAAGTGGTTTCGGTGCAGTCCACCGACATACCGCCGAAAGAGAACGTGACATACGCCAAACAAACTCAGACCACCACATCGGGGGTCACTGAACTGCGAGATG CACACGCAACCGATTACTACG GTGACGAAGAGGACGCCGCGTTCCATGGGAAACTTCCCCCGGGAATTCTGCCGCACGGGCTGCCCACGGTCAAGGAGGTGCAGCCGGCCGTCACAGCAGCGCCTGTGGAGAAGAAGGAGGAAGAGAAGGAGAAGAAAG TACGCGAGCTGAGCGCAGACGAGAAGCAGACCATCATGCTGTCTTCGGAGTTCCAAAGGTTCATGTCCCGGGCGGGGCGAGTCATCGAGAGGGCATTAGCCGAGTCTGTGGACATCTACAAGGATTATACGGGCGGAGGGGATAGTGAGAACGCTGT CGACGACAAATCCATCGCGAAGCTCTCCCTCATGAGGACATTCTACGACGAGCGCTGGTCACGCGGCCGTTGCGTCACGTGTCTCGACTGGTCTTCGGCCCACCCCGAACTGCTCCTGGCTTCGTACCACAACAGCGACGACGCCCCCCACGACCCAGACGGCGTCTGCCTGGTGTGGAACACCAAGTTCAAGAAGACCACTCCGGAAGACATCTTCCATTGTCAGTCGCCGGTCATGAGCGCTACATTTGCGAG GTTCCATCCAAACCTGATCCTGGGCGGAACGTACTCCGGTCAGATAGTGCTGTGGGACAACCGCATTCAGAAGCGCACGCCAGTACAGCGCACCCCCCTCTCATCTTTGGCTCACACG CATCCAGTGTACTGCCTATCGGTGGTAGGCAGCCAGAACGCCCACAACCTGATCTCCGTATCCACTGACGGGCGCCTGTGTTCCTGGTCCTTGGACATGCTGTCTCAGCCCCAGGAGACCCTGGAACTGCAGCATCGCCAGAGCAAGGCTGTGGCCGTCACCGCTATGGGCTTCCCCCATGGAGACGTCAATAACTTTATCTTGGGAAGCGAAGACGGGAATGTTTATACTG GCTGCCTGTACGGCCAGCGCGCCGGCGTGACCGAATGCATCGAGGCCCACGCCGGCCCCGTCACAGGCGTGGCCTGCCACGCGGCCGCCGGAGCCCTGGACCTGGCGCACCTGTACCTCACCTGCTCCGTGGACTGGTCGGTCAAGCTGTGGTCCTCCAAGCAGACCAAGCCGCTGTACTCGTTCGAGGAGAGTTTGGATTACGTCACGGACGTGAGGTGGTCTCCTGCGCACCCGGCTTTGTTCGCGGCGACCGACGCGGCAGGGAGATTGCTGCTGTGGGATCTCAATACCGATACAGAG GTGCCGCTGGCCACGGTGCAgccggcggcgggcggcgcgctgAGCCGCGCGTCGTGGGCGCCCGGCGGCGCGCTGCTCACGGCCGGCGACGACGCCGGCAAGATCTACCTCTACGAGCTGGCCGAT CACGTCGCCCAACCGCGCCACGACGAATGGACGAAATTCGTGTACACATTGCAAGAGCTGAAGAACAACCAGGCCGATGAAGAAACTGACCGACTGAGCTTGGCTCCGAGCGGACCTCCCAGCCTCACTTCTATAGCCAGCAACCCGCTGAG aTAA
- the LOC106132488 gene encoding cytoplasmic dynein 1 intermediate chain isoform X4 codes for MSSMSDRKAELERKKAKLQALREEKDRRRREKEQKDAEEALQRASTASSIDSRRDLDEMLSSLGVAPVKDVLSSLSSMTSLTPPQTASPDVSLPHTDKVSLPSQGGVKKPTQLQVVSVQSTDIPPKENVTYAKQTQTTTSGVTELRDGYMEDWWRPRKAHATDYYVLTFDGDAARQGDEEDAAFHGKLPPGILPHGLPTVKEVQPAVTAAPVEKKEEEKEKKVRELSADEKQTIMLSSEFQRFMSRAGRVIERALAESVDIYKDYTGGGDSENAVDDKSIAKLSLMRTFYDERWSRGRCVTCLDWSSAHPELLLASYHNSDDAPHDPDGVCLVWNTKFKKTTPEDIFHCQSPVMSATFARFHPNLILGGTYSGQIVLWDNRIQKRTPVQRTPLSSLAHTHPVYCLSVVGSQNAHNLISVSTDGRLCSWSLDMLSQPQETLELQHRQSKAVAVTAMGFPHGDVNNFILGSEDGNVYTGCLYGQRAGVTECIEAHAGPVTGVACHAAAGALDLAHLYLTCSVDWSVKLWSSKQTKPLYSFEESLDYVTDVRWSPAHPALFAATDAAGRLLLWDLNTDTEVPLATVQPAAGGALSRASWAPGGALLTAGDDAGKIYLYELADHVAQPRHDEWTKFVYTLQELKNNQADEETDRLSLAPSGPPSLTSIASNPLR; via the exons ATGTCGAGTATGTCAGATCGGAAAGCTGAGCTGGAGCGCAAGAAAGCAAAGCTCCAGGCTCTCCGGGAGGAGAAGGATCGCCGGCGACGCGAGAAGGAACAGAAAGATGCTGAGGAGGCCTTG CAACGGGCGTCAACAGCGTCCTCAATCGACAGCCGGCGGGACCTCGACGAGATGCTCTCGTCCCTGGGAGTGGCCCCGGTCAAGGACGTCCTGTCATCTCTGTCTTCGATGACGTCACTCACTCCGCCTCAAACCGCCTCGCCCGATGTCAGTCTCCCGCACACGGATAAAGTTAGCCTACCATCCCAAGG TGGCGTCAAGAAACCGACTCAGCTGCAAGTGGTTTCGGTGCAGTCCACCGACATACCGCCGAAAGAGAACGTGACATACGCCAAACAAACTCAGACCACCACATCGGGGGTCACTGAACTGCGAGATG GATACATGGAGGACTGGTGGCGGCCGCGCAAAG CACACGCAACCGATTACTACG TGCTTACATTCGACGGTGACGCCGCGCGACAAGGTGACGAAGAGGACGCCGCGTTCCATGGGAAACTTCCCCCGGGAATTCTGCCGCACGGGCTGCCCACGGTCAAGGAGGTGCAGCCGGCCGTCACAGCAGCGCCTGTGGAGAAGAAGGAGGAAGAGAAGGAGAAGAAAG TACGCGAGCTGAGCGCAGACGAGAAGCAGACCATCATGCTGTCTTCGGAGTTCCAAAGGTTCATGTCCCGGGCGGGGCGAGTCATCGAGAGGGCATTAGCCGAGTCTGTGGACATCTACAAGGATTATACGGGCGGAGGGGATAGTGAGAACGCTGT CGACGACAAATCCATCGCGAAGCTCTCCCTCATGAGGACATTCTACGACGAGCGCTGGTCACGCGGCCGTTGCGTCACGTGTCTCGACTGGTCTTCGGCCCACCCCGAACTGCTCCTGGCTTCGTACCACAACAGCGACGACGCCCCCCACGACCCAGACGGCGTCTGCCTGGTGTGGAACACCAAGTTCAAGAAGACCACTCCGGAAGACATCTTCCATTGTCAGTCGCCGGTCATGAGCGCTACATTTGCGAG GTTCCATCCAAACCTGATCCTGGGCGGAACGTACTCCGGTCAGATAGTGCTGTGGGACAACCGCATTCAGAAGCGCACGCCAGTACAGCGCACCCCCCTCTCATCTTTGGCTCACACG CATCCAGTGTACTGCCTATCGGTGGTAGGCAGCCAGAACGCCCACAACCTGATCTCCGTATCCACTGACGGGCGCCTGTGTTCCTGGTCCTTGGACATGCTGTCTCAGCCCCAGGAGACCCTGGAACTGCAGCATCGCCAGAGCAAGGCTGTGGCCGTCACCGCTATGGGCTTCCCCCATGGAGACGTCAATAACTTTATCTTGGGAAGCGAAGACGGGAATGTTTATACTG GCTGCCTGTACGGCCAGCGCGCCGGCGTGACCGAATGCATCGAGGCCCACGCCGGCCCCGTCACAGGCGTGGCCTGCCACGCGGCCGCCGGAGCCCTGGACCTGGCGCACCTGTACCTCACCTGCTCCGTGGACTGGTCGGTCAAGCTGTGGTCCTCCAAGCAGACCAAGCCGCTGTACTCGTTCGAGGAGAGTTTGGATTACGTCACGGACGTGAGGTGGTCTCCTGCGCACCCGGCTTTGTTCGCGGCGACCGACGCGGCAGGGAGATTGCTGCTGTGGGATCTCAATACCGATACAGAG GTGCCGCTGGCCACGGTGCAgccggcggcgggcggcgcgctgAGCCGCGCGTCGTGGGCGCCCGGCGGCGCGCTGCTCACGGCCGGCGACGACGCCGGCAAGATCTACCTCTACGAGCTGGCCGAT CACGTCGCCCAACCGCGCCACGACGAATGGACGAAATTCGTGTACACATTGCAAGAGCTGAAGAACAACCAGGCCGATGAAGAAACTGACCGACTGAGCTTGGCTCCGAGCGGACCTCCCAGCCTCACTTCTATAGCCAGCAACCCGCTGAG aTAA
- the LOC106132488 gene encoding cytoplasmic dynein 1 intermediate chain isoform X8 produces the protein MSSMSDRKAELERKKAKLQALREEKDRRRREKEQKDAEEALQRASTASSIDSRRDLDEMLSSLGVAPVKDVLSSLSSMTSLTPPQTASPDVSLPHTDKVSLPSQGGVKKPTQLQVVSVQSTDIPPKENVTYAKQTQTTTSGVTELRDGYMEDWWRPRKAHATDYYGDEEDAAFHGKLPPGILPHGLPTVKEVQPAVTAAPVEKKEEEKEKKVRELSADEKQTIMLSSEFQRFMSRAGRVIERALAESVDIYKDYTGGGDSENAVDDKSIAKLSLMRTFYDERWSRGRCVTCLDWSSAHPELLLASYHNSDDAPHDPDGVCLVWNTKFKKTTPEDIFHCQSPVMSATFARFHPNLILGGTYSGQIVLWDNRIQKRTPVQRTPLSSLAHTHPVYCLSVVGSQNAHNLISVSTDGRLCSWSLDMLSQPQETLELQHRQSKAVAVTAMGFPHGDVNNFILGSEDGNVYTGCLYGQRAGVTECIEAHAGPVTGVACHAAAGALDLAHLYLTCSVDWSVKLWSSKQTKPLYSFEESLDYVTDVRWSPAHPALFAATDAAGRLLLWDLNTDTEVPLATVQPAAGGALSRASWAPGGALLTAGDDAGKIYLYELADHVAQPRHDEWTKFVYTLQELKNNQADEETDRLSLAPSGPPSLTSIASNPLR, from the exons ATGTCGAGTATGTCAGATCGGAAAGCTGAGCTGGAGCGCAAGAAAGCAAAGCTCCAGGCTCTCCGGGAGGAGAAGGATCGCCGGCGACGCGAGAAGGAACAGAAAGATGCTGAGGAGGCCTTG CAACGGGCGTCAACAGCGTCCTCAATCGACAGCCGGCGGGACCTCGACGAGATGCTCTCGTCCCTGGGAGTGGCCCCGGTCAAGGACGTCCTGTCATCTCTGTCTTCGATGACGTCACTCACTCCGCCTCAAACCGCCTCGCCCGATGTCAGTCTCCCGCACACGGATAAAGTTAGCCTACCATCCCAAGG TGGCGTCAAGAAACCGACTCAGCTGCAAGTGGTTTCGGTGCAGTCCACCGACATACCGCCGAAAGAGAACGTGACATACGCCAAACAAACTCAGACCACCACATCGGGGGTCACTGAACTGCGAGATG GATACATGGAGGACTGGTGGCGGCCGCGCAAAG CACACGCAACCGATTACTACG GTGACGAAGAGGACGCCGCGTTCCATGGGAAACTTCCCCCGGGAATTCTGCCGCACGGGCTGCCCACGGTCAAGGAGGTGCAGCCGGCCGTCACAGCAGCGCCTGTGGAGAAGAAGGAGGAAGAGAAGGAGAAGAAAG TACGCGAGCTGAGCGCAGACGAGAAGCAGACCATCATGCTGTCTTCGGAGTTCCAAAGGTTCATGTCCCGGGCGGGGCGAGTCATCGAGAGGGCATTAGCCGAGTCTGTGGACATCTACAAGGATTATACGGGCGGAGGGGATAGTGAGAACGCTGT CGACGACAAATCCATCGCGAAGCTCTCCCTCATGAGGACATTCTACGACGAGCGCTGGTCACGCGGCCGTTGCGTCACGTGTCTCGACTGGTCTTCGGCCCACCCCGAACTGCTCCTGGCTTCGTACCACAACAGCGACGACGCCCCCCACGACCCAGACGGCGTCTGCCTGGTGTGGAACACCAAGTTCAAGAAGACCACTCCGGAAGACATCTTCCATTGTCAGTCGCCGGTCATGAGCGCTACATTTGCGAG GTTCCATCCAAACCTGATCCTGGGCGGAACGTACTCCGGTCAGATAGTGCTGTGGGACAACCGCATTCAGAAGCGCACGCCAGTACAGCGCACCCCCCTCTCATCTTTGGCTCACACG CATCCAGTGTACTGCCTATCGGTGGTAGGCAGCCAGAACGCCCACAACCTGATCTCCGTATCCACTGACGGGCGCCTGTGTTCCTGGTCCTTGGACATGCTGTCTCAGCCCCAGGAGACCCTGGAACTGCAGCATCGCCAGAGCAAGGCTGTGGCCGTCACCGCTATGGGCTTCCCCCATGGAGACGTCAATAACTTTATCTTGGGAAGCGAAGACGGGAATGTTTATACTG GCTGCCTGTACGGCCAGCGCGCCGGCGTGACCGAATGCATCGAGGCCCACGCCGGCCCCGTCACAGGCGTGGCCTGCCACGCGGCCGCCGGAGCCCTGGACCTGGCGCACCTGTACCTCACCTGCTCCGTGGACTGGTCGGTCAAGCTGTGGTCCTCCAAGCAGACCAAGCCGCTGTACTCGTTCGAGGAGAGTTTGGATTACGTCACGGACGTGAGGTGGTCTCCTGCGCACCCGGCTTTGTTCGCGGCGACCGACGCGGCAGGGAGATTGCTGCTGTGGGATCTCAATACCGATACAGAG GTGCCGCTGGCCACGGTGCAgccggcggcgggcggcgcgctgAGCCGCGCGTCGTGGGCGCCCGGCGGCGCGCTGCTCACGGCCGGCGACGACGCCGGCAAGATCTACCTCTACGAGCTGGCCGAT CACGTCGCCCAACCGCGCCACGACGAATGGACGAAATTCGTGTACACATTGCAAGAGCTGAAGAACAACCAGGCCGATGAAGAAACTGACCGACTGAGCTTGGCTCCGAGCGGACCTCCCAGCCTCACTTCTATAGCCAGCAACCCGCTGAG aTAA
- the LOC106132488 gene encoding cytoplasmic dynein 1 intermediate chain isoform X5 — MSSMSDRKAELERKKAKLQALREEKDRRRREKEQKDAEEALQRASTASSIDSRRDLDEMLSSLGVAPVKDVLSSLSSMTSLTPPQTASPDVSLPHTDKVSLPSQGGVKKPTQLQVVSVQSTDIPPKENVTYAKQTQTTTSGVTELRDDEYNLNPGLEWEDEFTVLTFDGDAARQGDEEDAAFHGKLPPGILPHGLPTVKEVQPAVTAAPVEKKEEEKEKKVRELSADEKQTIMLSSEFQRFMSRAGRVIERALAESVDIYKDYTGGGDSENAVDDKSIAKLSLMRTFYDERWSRGRCVTCLDWSSAHPELLLASYHNSDDAPHDPDGVCLVWNTKFKKTTPEDIFHCQSPVMSATFARFHPNLILGGTYSGQIVLWDNRIQKRTPVQRTPLSSLAHTHPVYCLSVVGSQNAHNLISVSTDGRLCSWSLDMLSQPQETLELQHRQSKAVAVTAMGFPHGDVNNFILGSEDGNVYTGCLYGQRAGVTECIEAHAGPVTGVACHAAAGALDLAHLYLTCSVDWSVKLWSSKQTKPLYSFEESLDYVTDVRWSPAHPALFAATDAAGRLLLWDLNTDTEVPLATVQPAAGGALSRASWAPGGALLTAGDDAGKIYLYELADHVAQPRHDEWTKFVYTLQELKNNQADEETDRLSLAPSGPPSLTSIASNPLR; from the exons ATGTCGAGTATGTCAGATCGGAAAGCTGAGCTGGAGCGCAAGAAAGCAAAGCTCCAGGCTCTCCGGGAGGAGAAGGATCGCCGGCGACGCGAGAAGGAACAGAAAGATGCTGAGGAGGCCTTG CAACGGGCGTCAACAGCGTCCTCAATCGACAGCCGGCGGGACCTCGACGAGATGCTCTCGTCCCTGGGAGTGGCCCCGGTCAAGGACGTCCTGTCATCTCTGTCTTCGATGACGTCACTCACTCCGCCTCAAACCGCCTCGCCCGATGTCAGTCTCCCGCACACGGATAAAGTTAGCCTACCATCCCAAGG TGGCGTCAAGAAACCGACTCAGCTGCAAGTGGTTTCGGTGCAGTCCACCGACATACCGCCGAAAGAGAACGTGACATACGCCAAACAAACTCAGACCACCACATCGGGGGTCACTGAACTGCGAGATG ATGAGTACAATCTAAACCCGGGTTTAGAGTGGGAGGACGAGTTTACAG TGCTTACATTCGACGGTGACGCCGCGCGACAAGGTGACGAAGAGGACGCCGCGTTCCATGGGAAACTTCCCCCGGGAATTCTGCCGCACGGGCTGCCCACGGTCAAGGAGGTGCAGCCGGCCGTCACAGCAGCGCCTGTGGAGAAGAAGGAGGAAGAGAAGGAGAAGAAAG TACGCGAGCTGAGCGCAGACGAGAAGCAGACCATCATGCTGTCTTCGGAGTTCCAAAGGTTCATGTCCCGGGCGGGGCGAGTCATCGAGAGGGCATTAGCCGAGTCTGTGGACATCTACAAGGATTATACGGGCGGAGGGGATAGTGAGAACGCTGT CGACGACAAATCCATCGCGAAGCTCTCCCTCATGAGGACATTCTACGACGAGCGCTGGTCACGCGGCCGTTGCGTCACGTGTCTCGACTGGTCTTCGGCCCACCCCGAACTGCTCCTGGCTTCGTACCACAACAGCGACGACGCCCCCCACGACCCAGACGGCGTCTGCCTGGTGTGGAACACCAAGTTCAAGAAGACCACTCCGGAAGACATCTTCCATTGTCAGTCGCCGGTCATGAGCGCTACATTTGCGAG GTTCCATCCAAACCTGATCCTGGGCGGAACGTACTCCGGTCAGATAGTGCTGTGGGACAACCGCATTCAGAAGCGCACGCCAGTACAGCGCACCCCCCTCTCATCTTTGGCTCACACG CATCCAGTGTACTGCCTATCGGTGGTAGGCAGCCAGAACGCCCACAACCTGATCTCCGTATCCACTGACGGGCGCCTGTGTTCCTGGTCCTTGGACATGCTGTCTCAGCCCCAGGAGACCCTGGAACTGCAGCATCGCCAGAGCAAGGCTGTGGCCGTCACCGCTATGGGCTTCCCCCATGGAGACGTCAATAACTTTATCTTGGGAAGCGAAGACGGGAATGTTTATACTG GCTGCCTGTACGGCCAGCGCGCCGGCGTGACCGAATGCATCGAGGCCCACGCCGGCCCCGTCACAGGCGTGGCCTGCCACGCGGCCGCCGGAGCCCTGGACCTGGCGCACCTGTACCTCACCTGCTCCGTGGACTGGTCGGTCAAGCTGTGGTCCTCCAAGCAGACCAAGCCGCTGTACTCGTTCGAGGAGAGTTTGGATTACGTCACGGACGTGAGGTGGTCTCCTGCGCACCCGGCTTTGTTCGCGGCGACCGACGCGGCAGGGAGATTGCTGCTGTGGGATCTCAATACCGATACAGAG GTGCCGCTGGCCACGGTGCAgccggcggcgggcggcgcgctgAGCCGCGCGTCGTGGGCGCCCGGCGGCGCGCTGCTCACGGCCGGCGACGACGCCGGCAAGATCTACCTCTACGAGCTGGCCGAT CACGTCGCCCAACCGCGCCACGACGAATGGACGAAATTCGTGTACACATTGCAAGAGCTGAAGAACAACCAGGCCGATGAAGAAACTGACCGACTGAGCTTGGCTCCGAGCGGACCTCCCAGCCTCACTTCTATAGCCAGCAACCCGCTGAG aTAA